The DNA region CGGTATCTCGAGACCATTGGTGAACCGCACGACGAGCCGACCGAGACAAAACTGGTCAAAAAGAAGCGCCGTAGCTCGCTCTCGGACCTCAAAACTCTTATGGCTGCCGCCAACATCGATGATCCAGAAGAACAACTTATGCCTCTTCGTGTCAGCAGGCAGCAGACCGCCGAAAAGTTCAACTCCACACCCCGTCCTCAGTCAATGGTTTTTTCGAGagtctccacctcccccaccaaagcCTCACCGTCCAGGATACCCATCAGTCCACAGCCACCATCCAGCAGCACAAGCACTTTCCGCTCCTCCCGACAAAAGGAGAACGATCCCATTCCCCACCACGATATAAAAACCCCatcagaaaaagaaggggacGGGTCAGAGGAAGACTCAGGGAAGACGAGCTACGACAGAGCGCGTGCTAGAACTATCGCCATTTCGCAGATCCCTACCCTGAAGCCCAATTCGAGGATCCCAGGGGCGACAATTTTTCCTCCGCCGCTCGAGTCACCCGCCAATGTCAGATCCGGCACTGGGACGAGCAGCATTCCCCGCACGCCGAGCACACCAGGCCAAAGACTCCGTCTGCAATCCCCGCAGAAGCTCCGCGAGAGATTGCaaacagaaaagaaagcGATCGACGAAGTCGACGCTTCGCTAAAGTCGGAACTGTCTCGCATAGAAGAGGACATGGCGCGCCTAGGGGGGTCGTCGCTGCCCCGCTCATCTACTCTTGACTTTCGAAAGTTGACGCTTGCGGTCAAGActctggaggagaaggtccCTCTGGCGCTGATAGAATTGGAGCAGAGGAAGCAAcagctggagaaggactTGGAGGACACGctgagggggatggagatgaaggtCAAGGCGATTGATCAGTTGTATAAGGAGGCGACGGCGGAGAATGAGCTGCTGTATGAAAAGTTTAATGGGGAGTTGGGGAAGATTGTAAAGGCGATCAAGGGGAAGGGgcaggaggggaaggaggagctggtgggaATATTGAGGGagcagggggaggagatggggagggtgaagagggagaatgcgaggttgaagagggaggtggttaGTTTGAGGGGGGTATTGAAGGGGAGTGTGAGGGAGGGACATCAGGGGGGGGATACTTAATGTGGGGCGGGTAATAATACATATgaaaggaggagaggggggttaCAGGGGAGATGAAAAAATGGGGAGATGAAAAAAtggggagggaaagggataAACTTGTTGGGACATCACTTACAAGGCGAGGCGTTGGGGGTGTTTGTTGTATTGGGATAGGATTTgtatttttattttgttgGAATTGTTGTAGGGATATAGGGTAGAGGTTTGGCGAGGCCAAAGGGGGGATGGAATATGGACCATTAGTGTTTTGTTGTGTCTTTTGATCATGACTTGCGAACATGTAGGTGCGGTTTATTCAATATCACTGACTGACAATACCAGTGGGATGTTGCAAAGCGCACTATGGACCCCAATTCTGAACTTAACTagcacatacgaccatatCCAGCTAAAAAtacggcatcccgtccgctctgcccTTGTCAAATGGCTGAGAGCCGAatcagtactcaggtgggtgaccactggggaatcctcggtgttgtatgtttttggaTTTTTTTTGCGTTTCCAGTTTTGTGGGTCTTTCGTCACTGTTGGGTGTGAGTCGGGGGTTGCTTATGAGGCGGGACACAACAGCCTCCCAAGTTGTGAGGGTGTGATCTATTCCAGCCCATTGTGAGGCATTTGCTGAGCTACTGAAAACATAAGATAGCGTGCGTGTAATAATAAAACGAGGACCTGTTTCTATTTTCCAGTCCTGGGGGTATCACTAAGCCAAATGAACACTTGCAACCAGAACGCCAACCGAAAATCCCAGACACGGACAAACAACCCATGCCATACCCCTCAGACTCTCTCTTGCGCAGCCGTAAATTCCATCAACCCAACCTTTGCCCTCGACTCCTCAACCCAGCACTCAAACCACAGCGGTccagcctccaccaccctgaCTGGTGTAGTTTTGACTGCTACCCCGGTTTCTGCCCTGGATGCCACTGAGGTGACGCCACCCCCCTTGCCTTTTCTGTCTTGtggctttggtggaggaTCAGTTGGTTCTGAGGGGATCCAATCTTGATGGTGCTGGCCTCTGTTTTTAGCACCATTGCAGACCATATTTAGACAAAGGAAAAAGTTCACTTACACCGATGGGAGCAGCAGCGTCATCTTTCAGCTCTACAGCTAGCGTGAACGTGCACCCCTCTGGTATCGGACTCAACTGCTCCATCGCCTGCGCCATCTTGAGGAGGCAAGCCCGGAATTGCtcgttgaggttggtgaggttaagggaggggtggttaaGCAACGGCTCACGGGTGACTTCGGAGCGGAAGTCCTTTTGCAGGATCCGGGCGTGGGTGGCcatggagggggttgtcCAGGTTGGGAAGTGGGAGGTGTCGAATGTGTAGCGTTCTAGGACTGAGCcgggagggatgggggatggggagggggggaaggagagggagaaagggTTGAGAGGGGAGTGGATTACTACTGCTATGAGGTAGACTTTGCCTGATGATAGCTGGGCGGCGACGGAGGAGACGGCGTCGGTGATCCAGGTGCATACTTTCGGGTGACGGTTTTGGTGAACGGGGAGGTTGTAGGCGCgggcggagaggaaggttTCGGGGGGGTAGAGACGGCGGTAGAAGAGGATGTTGTGGATGGCgacggtgaggaaggtgttgAATGatgtgaggaggatgtgggaTTGGTCtatggggagggaggaggattcgTCGGCCATGGTGACCATGAAAGGAGGTTATTTTGGGCTTTAGGGTATATGATGAGACTTGATGTATTCGGGGATTTGACACTAAGCgctgtggctgttgttgaatCTGGTTCTGATGCTTACACGAGAGCGAATGGAGGGGTTTCCATTGTTTGGTGGGAGACGCGACGAGTCGTGCATTCCGCAACGCCAAAGCATGTGACCGGTAGCTTGTACAAGAAAGAGAGTTACTTAGCGAGGAAAAGCTGGACTATTCTGTCCACCTTCCCCACGTCTGGCGCGTGCCCCTGCTCTGCCAATTAACCTCTTAAGCTTCGAGGTCCAGCGCTCCACTCGAgattttggaggaggcgtcAGTCTTCTGAAATGCAACCCCACCTTCGGATAACACCGCCATTCTGATATTTCGAGACAGTCCCGTCACGCTCTGACAGCAGCTCGCCGTGTCGTCCAGAGTTGCCTAAAAGTATTCCGAAAACGTGGACAGCAAGGTTCTGTCTACTCTTatacaacaacaccagctgTGACAGCTCTTATCGAATACGGCGTAACCCCCCCAATTCCCCGCGAATCATTATTCCGAGCTCCAGCTGTCCACCATGGACGCCCATCTCGTCCAAGTCCTTGTCGACACGCAAAAGCCCCAAGAAGCGCCTCGAAAACAGGCCGAGCTCGAACTCCGACATGCCCAAAGGAACCCTGACTTTCCTCTAGCACTCACACGCATCGGCCTATCACAGCAGCTCGCGGTCGGAATCCGACAGGCATCCCTGAGTGCCCTCCGCAGATTTGTTGAGAAGAACTGGCAACCCGAGGGCAATGATCCGGACCATGTGCCCATTTCCGACGAGACCAAAGAGTATTTGAAGACCACTattctcaacctcgccatAGCTCCCGAGGATGAGCAGGATGAGCGCAAGGTCAAGGTCTCGGCCAGGTAAAACAAGACACAAGACCCCTTCACGGGCAAGGATGCTAGCTGTTGGAGAACAGGGAAGGAGGAGCTAACACCCCTTGTGTAACAGTCTTCTTATTTCGAAGATCGCCGTCGCCGACTTCCCACACAACTGGCCCAACCTCCTGCCCACCGTACTGGGTATTATGCCAACTGGCAACGATGCTCAGCTCCATGGCGCTCTTCGAATTTTGCAGGACCTTGTAGAGGAGGCTATCACCGATGAGCAATTCTTTAGCTTGGCCCGCGACATTATTAGGGCATGCTACGAGGTGGCCTTGAACGTAAACCGCAAGTCTCAGCATCGTGCGCTGGCTGTCGCTGTCTTGCGCGCCTGCTTCGAC from Podospora pseudopauciseta strain CBS 411.78 chromosome 6, whole genome shotgun sequence includes:
- a CDS encoding hypothetical protein (COG:D; EggNog:ENOG503P318); the protein is MVTMADESSSLPIDQSHILLTSFNTFLTVAIHNILFYRRLYPPETFLSARAYNLPVHQNRHPKVCTWITDAVSSVAAQLSSGKVYLIAVVIHSPLNPFSLSFPPSPSPIPPGSVLERYTFDTSHFPTWTTPSMATHARILQKDFRSEVTREPLLNHPSLNLTNLNEQFRACLLKMAQAMEQLSPIPEGCTFTLAVELKDDAAAPIGHHQDWIPSEPTDPPPKPQDRKGKGGGVTSVASRAETGVAVKTTPVRVVEAGPLWFECWVEESRAKVGLMEFTAAQERV